From a region of the Burkholderia lata genome:
- the livH gene encoding high-affinity branched-chain amino acid ABC transporter permease LivH produces the protein MTDFFPQFAQQLVNGLTLGAIYALIAIGYSMVYGIIGMINFAHGEIYMIGAYVGLVTLTAIGISAGYPLPLVLGAALIVSVIVTGLYGFAVERVAYRPLRGGPRLVPLISAIGMSIFLQNYVQIGQGARDVSVPVLISGAFDIHLGGDFDVTIPYSRLMIVCVTLVLMIALTLFISHSRMGRACRACAEDMKMANLLGIDTNRVISFTFVLGAMLAAVGGVLIGLTIGKLNPYIGFVAGIKAFTAAVLGGIGSIPGAMLGGVLLGLAETFAAGYMPAEYKDVVAFGLLVLILLFRPTGLLGKSDIEKV, from the coding sequence ATGACTGACTTCTTTCCGCAATTCGCCCAGCAACTGGTCAACGGCCTGACGCTGGGTGCGATCTATGCGCTGATCGCCATCGGCTATTCGATGGTCTACGGCATCATCGGCATGATCAACTTCGCCCACGGCGAGATCTACATGATCGGCGCCTACGTGGGCCTCGTGACCCTCACTGCAATCGGCATCTCCGCCGGCTATCCGCTGCCGCTCGTGCTCGGTGCCGCGCTGATCGTGTCGGTGATCGTCACCGGCCTGTACGGTTTCGCGGTCGAGCGCGTCGCGTATCGCCCGCTGCGCGGCGGCCCGCGCCTCGTGCCGCTGATCTCCGCGATCGGCATGTCGATCTTCCTGCAGAACTACGTGCAGATCGGCCAGGGCGCGCGCGACGTGTCCGTGCCCGTGCTGATCTCCGGCGCGTTCGACATCCATCTCGGCGGCGACTTCGACGTGACGATCCCGTATTCGCGCCTGATGATCGTCTGCGTGACGCTCGTGCTGATGATCGCGCTCACGCTGTTCATCTCGCATTCGCGGATGGGCCGTGCGTGCCGCGCATGCGCCGAGGACATGAAGATGGCGAACCTGCTCGGCATCGACACGAACCGCGTGATCTCGTTCACGTTCGTGCTCGGCGCAATGCTGGCCGCCGTCGGCGGCGTGCTGATCGGGCTGACGATCGGCAAGCTGAACCCGTATATCGGCTTCGTCGCGGGCATCAAGGCGTTCACCGCCGCGGTGCTCGGCGGGATCGGCAGCATCCCGGGCGCGATGCTCGGCGGCGTGCTGCTGGGCCTCGCCGAAACCTTCGCCGCAGGCTACATGCCGGCCGAGTACAAGGACGTCGTCGCGTTCGGCCTGCTCGTGCTGATCCTGCTCTTCCGCCCGACCGGCCTGCTCGGCAAGTCGGACATCGAAAAGGTTTGA
- a CDS encoding AraC family transcriptional regulator — protein MAESVFATIENPIFIGESPAMIDPLTEVVTLLQPGARHSKYIRGASPWSISRTVAGEPFYCAILDGGCRIAIDGHAPIELLPGDFMLIPAVYGVAMSSLEPPAPGVETAPPVELDPGEFRIGDPANPVDTRMMAGNCSFGSSDASLLVSLLPRFVHVRGEPRLTTLVQLVRDESRAQRPARDIVLARLLEVLLIEALRFTSGTNASPGLVRGLADSRLAAAIRRMHERPAHPWTIVELAKEAALSRSTFFERFSRAVGLAPMEYLLTWRMALAKDLLRRNEGRIAEIAGRVGYSSASTFSVAFTRHVGRPPAQYAREEQATANET, from the coding sequence ATGGCCGAATCCGTATTCGCTACAATCGAAAATCCGATTTTCATTGGCGAGAGTCCGGCGATGATCGACCCGTTGACCGAAGTCGTAACCTTGCTGCAACCGGGCGCGCGGCACTCCAAATACATCCGCGGCGCGAGCCCGTGGTCGATCAGCCGCACGGTCGCGGGCGAGCCGTTCTATTGCGCGATCCTCGACGGCGGGTGCCGGATCGCGATCGACGGGCACGCACCGATCGAGCTGCTGCCCGGCGATTTCATGCTGATTCCGGCGGTGTACGGCGTCGCGATGTCCAGCCTCGAACCGCCAGCGCCAGGGGTCGAAACCGCCCCGCCGGTCGAGCTCGACCCCGGCGAATTCCGGATCGGCGATCCCGCCAACCCGGTCGACACGCGGATGATGGCCGGCAACTGCAGCTTCGGTTCGTCGGACGCCTCGCTGCTGGTTTCGCTCTTGCCCCGATTCGTGCACGTACGTGGCGAACCGCGGCTGACCACGCTCGTGCAACTCGTGCGCGACGAATCGCGTGCGCAGCGCCCTGCGCGCGACATCGTGCTGGCGCGCCTGCTGGAAGTGCTGCTGATCGAGGCGCTGCGCTTCACGTCCGGCACGAACGCGTCGCCCGGCCTCGTGCGTGGGCTGGCCGACAGCCGGCTGGCCGCCGCGATCCGCCGCATGCACGAACGCCCCGCGCATCCGTGGACGATCGTCGAGCTGGCGAAAGAAGCCGCGCTGTCGCGCTCGACCTTTTTCGAACGCTTCAGCCGCGCGGTCGGCCTCGCGCCGATGGAATACCTGCTCACGTGGCGCATGGCGCTCGCGAAGGATCTGCTCCGCCGCAACGAGGGCCGCATCGCCGAGATCGCGGGGCGCGTGGGCTACAGTTCGGCGAGCACTTTCAGCGTCGCGTTCACGCGGCACGTCGGCCGGCCGCCTGCGCAATATGCGCGGGAGGAGCAAGCGACGGCGAACGAAACATGA
- a CDS encoding ABC transporter ATP-binding protein, whose translation MLKLEQVHTHYGAVEALAGVSIEVNKGEIVTLIGSNGAGKTTLMMTVCGTPRASSGRVLFEGKDITAMSTHQIMRQGMAISPEGRRVFPSLTVLENLKMGGFFASRHEIDDGIEHVFKLFPRLKERAAQRAGTMSGGEQQMLAIGRALMSKPRLLLLDEPTLGLAPLVIAQIFDIIRTIRDEGVTVFLVEQNANKALGVADRGYVLETGRVVLADTGANLLANDRIKQAYLGG comes from the coding sequence ATGCTGAAGCTGGAACAGGTCCATACGCACTACGGCGCGGTCGAGGCGCTCGCGGGCGTGTCGATCGAGGTGAACAAGGGCGAGATCGTCACGCTGATCGGCAGCAACGGCGCCGGCAAGACGACGCTGATGATGACCGTGTGCGGCACGCCGCGCGCGTCGTCGGGCCGCGTGCTGTTCGAGGGCAAGGACATCACCGCGATGTCGACGCACCAGATCATGCGGCAGGGGATGGCGATTTCGCCGGAAGGGCGGCGCGTGTTCCCGAGCCTGACGGTGCTCGAGAACCTGAAGATGGGCGGCTTCTTCGCGAGCCGCCACGAGATCGACGACGGCATCGAGCACGTGTTCAAGCTGTTTCCGCGCCTGAAGGAACGGGCGGCGCAACGGGCCGGCACGATGTCGGGCGGCGAGCAGCAGATGCTGGCGATCGGCCGCGCGCTGATGAGCAAGCCGCGCCTGCTGCTGCTCGACGAGCCGACGCTCGGCCTCGCGCCGCTCGTGATCGCGCAGATCTTCGACATCATCCGCACGATCCGCGACGAAGGCGTCACGGTGTTCCTCGTCGAGCAGAACGCGAACAAGGCGCTCGGTGTGGCCGATCGCGGCTACGTGCTCGAAACGGGGCGCGTGGTGCTCGCCGATACGGGCGCGAACCTGCTCGCGAACGACCGGATCAAGCAGGCGTACCTCGGCGGTTGA
- a CDS encoding VOC family protein, with protein sequence MKVKRIVANVDTRSVDDAKRFYQRIFGLDLLMDHGWIATYGNAEQMDVQISFASQGGSGTPTPDLSIEVDDVDEALARVQAAGIPVEYGPADEPWGVRRFYVRDPFGKLVNVLAHR encoded by the coding sequence ATGAAAGTCAAACGGATCGTCGCCAATGTCGACACCCGATCAGTCGACGACGCAAAGCGCTTTTACCAACGGATCTTCGGCCTCGACCTGCTGATGGATCACGGCTGGATCGCGACCTACGGCAACGCCGAGCAGATGGACGTGCAGATCAGCTTCGCATCGCAGGGTGGGTCGGGCACGCCGACGCCCGATCTGTCGATCGAGGTCGACGACGTCGATGAAGCGCTCGCGCGCGTGCAGGCGGCGGGGATTCCGGTCGAATATGGCCCGGCTGACGAGCCGTGGGGCGTGCGTAGGTTCTATGTGCGCGATCCGTTTGGCAAGCTGGTCAACGTGCTGGCGCATCGCTGA
- a CDS encoding LysR substrate-binding domain-containing protein yields the protein MPRTLDVDLLRTFHAVAKLGRFKDAAAHVNRSPSSVTAQIQKLEEMVAQRLFTRNNQAVELTQYGHKLLSDTTEFLLSHDRLVESLSPQILTGKLRLGIPDSYAAHFMAEFLPRFAADRPLLELTVEARSSEELQSLFSRGQLDITIAVVQKVPPHGELLSKTHPVWVAARTFKFNPDAPLPIAVQLQGCPYRDTALNALKKAKISHRMLLESASSPAVEACIANGLAVGLIEHDRVSGNLTSHVAGIVLPDLPPHLITILTDDSNRAALHLRDVLKSTFRIGL from the coding sequence ATGCCGCGCACCCTGGACGTCGACCTGCTGCGAACCTTCCACGCCGTCGCGAAGCTCGGCCGCTTCAAGGATGCAGCCGCTCATGTGAATCGCAGCCCGTCGTCGGTCACGGCGCAGATTCAGAAGCTCGAGGAAATGGTTGCGCAGCGCTTGTTTACGCGGAACAACCAGGCCGTCGAACTCACGCAGTACGGCCACAAGCTGCTCAGCGACACCACCGAGTTCCTGCTGAGCCACGACCGGCTCGTCGAATCGCTGTCGCCGCAGATACTGACCGGCAAGTTGCGGCTCGGCATCCCCGATTCGTACGCCGCGCACTTCATGGCGGAATTCCTGCCTCGCTTCGCCGCCGACCGGCCGCTGCTCGAGCTGACCGTCGAAGCGCGCTCCAGCGAAGAGTTGCAGTCTCTGTTCTCGCGCGGCCAGCTGGACATCACGATCGCCGTGGTCCAGAAAGTGCCGCCGCACGGCGAGCTGCTCAGCAAGACCCATCCGGTGTGGGTCGCCGCGCGGACCTTCAAGTTCAATCCCGACGCGCCGCTGCCGATCGCCGTGCAATTGCAGGGCTGCCCGTACCGCGACACCGCGCTGAACGCGCTGAAGAAGGCGAAGATCTCGCACCGGATGCTGCTCGAAAGCGCCAGCTCGCCGGCGGTCGAAGCGTGTATCGCCAACGGCCTCGCGGTCGGCCTCATCGAACACGATCGCGTGTCCGGCAACCTGACGAGCCACGTCGCCGGGATCGTGCTGCCCGACCTCCCGCCGCACCTGATCACCATCCTGACGGACGACAGCAATCGCGCCGCGCTGCATCTGCGCGACGTACTGAAAAGCACGTTCAGGATCGGACTGTGA
- a CDS encoding branched-chain amino acid ABC transporter substrate-binding protein, whose protein sequence is MTLSRLTSISVAAVLFAAGAAAAQAETVKIAIAGPMSGSVAQYGDMVKAGALTAIEQINAAGGAGGNKFEVVMMDDACEPKQAVAVANKIVSQKIKYVIGHVCSGSTIPASDIYENEGIVMVTPSATAPQLTEGKKRHFIFRTIGRDDQQGPAAAHYIINNVKPKKVAVLHDKQSYGQGIASSVKKDLEAAKIPVVLFEGINAGDSDYSAIITKLKSQGVDFVYFGGYHPEMGLLMRQAREQGVKATFMGPEGVGNKDVTAIAGPASEGMLVTLPADFSADPANAALVKAFADKKRDPNGPFQMPAYAAVKIIADSIAGAKTTDPTKVAAYMHKTTFDTPIGKVAYDAQGDLKAFKFVVYTWHKDATKTAAK, encoded by the coding sequence ATGACGCTGTCCCGTCTTACGTCCATTTCCGTCGCCGCCGTGCTGTTCGCCGCCGGCGCCGCCGCCGCGCAAGCGGAAACCGTGAAGATCGCCATCGCTGGTCCGATGAGCGGTTCGGTCGCCCAATACGGCGACATGGTGAAGGCCGGCGCGCTGACCGCGATCGAGCAGATCAACGCAGCCGGCGGTGCGGGCGGCAACAAGTTTGAAGTCGTGATGATGGACGACGCTTGCGAACCGAAGCAGGCCGTCGCTGTTGCCAACAAGATCGTCAGCCAGAAGATCAAGTACGTGATCGGTCACGTGTGCTCGGGTTCGACGATCCCGGCCTCGGACATCTACGAGAACGAAGGCATCGTGATGGTCACGCCGTCGGCCACCGCGCCGCAGCTGACCGAAGGCAAGAAGCGCCACTTCATCTTCCGCACGATCGGCCGTGACGACCAGCAAGGCCCGGCCGCCGCGCACTACATCATCAACAACGTGAAGCCGAAGAAGGTCGCGGTCTTGCACGACAAGCAGTCGTACGGCCAGGGCATCGCATCGTCGGTCAAGAAGGACCTCGAAGCCGCGAAGATCCCCGTCGTCCTGTTCGAAGGCATCAACGCCGGCGATTCGGACTACTCGGCGATCATCACGAAGCTGAAGTCGCAAGGCGTCGATTTCGTCTACTTCGGCGGCTACCACCCGGAAATGGGCCTGCTGATGCGCCAGGCGCGCGAGCAGGGCGTGAAGGCAACGTTCATGGGGCCTGAAGGCGTGGGCAACAAGGACGTGACGGCGATCGCCGGCCCGGCCTCGGAAGGCATGCTCGTCACGCTGCCGGCCGACTTCTCGGCCGATCCGGCCAACGCTGCGCTCGTGAAGGCGTTCGCGGACAAGAAGCGCGACCCGAACGGCCCGTTCCAGATGCCGGCATACGCAGCGGTGAAGATCATCGCCGACTCGATCGCCGGAGCGAAGACGACCGACCCGACCAAGGTCGCCGCGTACATGCACAAGACGACGTTCGACACGCCGATCGGCAAGGTCGCGTATGACGCACAGGGCGACCTGAAGGCGTTCAAGTTCGTCGTGTACACGTGGCACAAGGACGCGACGAAGACCGCCGCCAAGTAA
- a CDS encoding high-affinity branched-chain amino acid ABC transporter permease LivM → MSQVISVRRPAADASIGQALKNAVAAAFLTAILTIPVLGLQLKLDGYQVVLTPHWRPVWIAVAAVFLFQLFKPWLVRAKAAVKLPAVPAMGAQQQRVIIWVMLAIGFVWPFFGSRGAVDVATLALIYVILGLGLNIVVGFAGLLDLGYVGFYAVGGYTYAMLNQYFGLSFWECLPIAAIAAATFGFLLGFPVLRLRGDYLAIVTLGFGEIIRLLANNLTSLTGGPDGISSIPKPTVFGFEMARSASVEGAKTFHELIGLEYSGEHMVIFLYLIALVLVCFTLFVTSRLIRMPMGRAWEALRDDEIACRSLGLNPTRIKLSAFTLGAAFAGIGGAFFAARQGLVNPESFTFIESALILAIVVLGGMGSQLGVILAAILLTVLPEVARGFAEYRMLIFGLVMVLMMMWRPQGLLPASRPHVELPQ, encoded by the coding sequence ATGAGTCAAGTCATTTCCGTTCGCCGCCCGGCCGCCGACGCTTCGATCGGCCAGGCGCTGAAAAATGCCGTGGCCGCCGCGTTCCTGACGGCGATCCTCACGATTCCGGTGCTCGGTCTGCAGTTGAAGCTCGACGGCTATCAGGTCGTGCTGACGCCGCACTGGCGCCCGGTGTGGATCGCGGTCGCGGCCGTGTTCCTGTTCCAGCTGTTCAAGCCGTGGCTCGTGCGCGCGAAAGCGGCGGTCAAGCTGCCGGCGGTGCCCGCGATGGGCGCGCAGCAGCAGCGCGTGATCATCTGGGTGATGCTCGCGATCGGGTTCGTGTGGCCGTTCTTCGGCTCGCGCGGTGCGGTGGACGTCGCGACGCTCGCGCTGATCTACGTGATTCTTGGCCTCGGGCTGAACATCGTGGTCGGTTTCGCGGGGCTGCTGGATCTCGGCTATGTCGGGTTCTACGCGGTCGGCGGCTATACGTACGCGATGCTGAACCAGTACTTCGGGCTGTCGTTCTGGGAGTGCCTGCCGATCGCGGCCATCGCGGCGGCGACGTTCGGCTTTCTGCTCGGCTTCCCGGTGCTGCGCCTGCGCGGCGACTATCTCGCGATCGTCACGCTCGGCTTCGGCGAAATCATCCGCCTGCTCGCGAACAACCTGACGAGCCTCACGGGCGGCCCGGACGGCATCTCGAGCATTCCGAAACCGACGGTGTTCGGCTTCGAGATGGCGCGCAGCGCGAGCGTCGAAGGTGCGAAGACTTTCCATGAACTGATCGGGCTGGAATACAGCGGTGAGCACATGGTGATCTTCCTGTACCTGATCGCGCTGGTGCTGGTCTGCTTCACGCTGTTCGTGACGAGCCGCCTGATCCGCATGCCGATGGGCCGTGCGTGGGAAGCGCTGCGCGACGACGAGATCGCGTGCCGTTCGCTCGGCCTGAACCCGACGCGCATCAAGCTGTCGGCGTTCACGCTCGGCGCGGCGTTCGCCGGTATCGGCGGCGCGTTCTTCGCGGCGCGCCAGGGCCTCGTGAATCCTGAATCGTTCACCTTCATCGAATCGGCGCTGATCCTCGCAATCGTCGTGCTCGGCGGGATGGGCTCGCAGCTCGGCGTGATTCTCGCGGCGATCCTGCTGACCGTGCTGCCGGAAGTCGCGCGCGGCTTCGCCGAGTACCGGATGCTGATCTTCGGTCTCGTGATGGTGTTGATGATGATGTGGCGTCCGCAGGGCCTGCTGCCCGCGAGCCGTCCCCACGTGGAGCTGCCGCAATGA
- a CDS encoding 2OG-Fe(II) oxygenase, with amino-acid sequence MNKGNALPVFARGFDRVRLALQTSLSGGANVDGALDAVTEPMRWSSACLRDSYEVRYRRNLDDLGYRDVPMRGTRSDALNAVCHLRGLFSDEAVHALREIGRALERSASSSNWIISKRVRAVTERSRFIDDMMHDRAFLLRVSRLAGVPLIPYPMVNARSQFNYYYPLDQRDGKEQLGMWHTDGTSFVLNIVLSDRSDYEGGNFLFYESTAETFDRHDRERRHVRTANLDTAGDALLIYGSKLFHGVEPVESGRRMSLVLSFHCPYTREDDNGFWHLASDDGIPRTIVNWLALQRALRDDAELQYLRLGLEPIRPEDLEDQRLSPAPF; translated from the coding sequence ATGAACAAGGGAAATGCATTGCCGGTGTTTGCGCGAGGGTTCGATCGGGTGAGGCTTGCGCTGCAGACGTCGCTGTCCGGCGGCGCGAACGTCGACGGCGCGCTGGATGCCGTGACGGAACCGATGCGCTGGAGCAGCGCCTGCCTGCGCGACAGCTACGAAGTGCGATACCGGCGCAACCTCGACGATCTCGGCTATCGCGATGTACCGATGCGCGGCACGCGCTCGGATGCGCTCAACGCGGTGTGCCATCTTCGCGGATTGTTTTCGGATGAAGCGGTTCATGCGTTGCGCGAGATCGGCCGCGCGCTGGAGCGCAGCGCGTCGAGCAGCAACTGGATCATCTCGAAGCGCGTGCGTGCGGTGACGGAGCGCTCGCGGTTCATCGACGACATGATGCACGACCGCGCGTTCCTGCTGAGGGTGTCGCGTCTGGCCGGTGTGCCGCTGATTCCGTATCCGATGGTCAATGCGCGGTCGCAGTTCAACTATTACTACCCGTTGGACCAGCGCGACGGCAAGGAGCAGCTGGGCATGTGGCACACCGACGGCACCAGCTTCGTGCTGAATATCGTGCTGTCGGATCGATCCGACTACGAGGGCGGAAACTTTCTGTTCTACGAATCGACCGCGGAGACGTTCGACCGCCACGATCGCGAACGCCGGCATGTGAGGACCGCGAATCTGGACACGGCGGGCGACGCGCTGCTCATCTATGGCAGCAAGCTGTTCCATGGCGTCGAGCCGGTCGAGTCGGGGCGCCGCATGTCGCTGGTGCTGTCGTTTCATTGCCCGTATACGCGGGAGGACGACAACGGGTTCTGGCATCTCGCGTCGGACGACGGCATCCCGCGCACGATCGTCAACTGGCTGGCGCTGCAGCGCGCGCTCCGGGACGACGCCGAACTGCAGTACCTCCGCCTCGGGCTCGAACCGATTCGCCCCGAGGATCTGGAAGACCAGCGCCTGTCCCCGGCACCTTTCTGA
- a CDS encoding SDR family oxidoreductase — MKTVLITGCSSGFGLEIARYFLARDWQVVATMRTPREDVLPPSAHLRVLALDVTNPDSIRAAIDAAGPIDVLVNNAGFGAAAPAELMPIDTVRALFETNTIGTIAVTEAVLPQLRRRGAGVVVNVTSSVTLKVLPLLAAYRASKAAVNAYTESVALELEPFGVRARLVLPGRAPDTRFADNARAHMHGFEHEAYAEFVAATFARLVDESAPITHAQDVAEAVWRAATDPSCPMRIPAGADAVAWAAEAG, encoded by the coding sequence ATGAAGACCGTATTGATCACCGGCTGTTCCTCCGGCTTCGGCCTCGAGATTGCCCGCTATTTCCTGGCCCGCGACTGGCAGGTCGTCGCGACGATGCGTACGCCGCGCGAGGACGTGTTGCCGCCGTCGGCGCACCTGCGCGTGCTGGCGCTCGATGTCACGAACCCCGACAGCATCCGCGCCGCGATCGATGCCGCCGGCCCGATCGACGTACTCGTCAACAATGCGGGTTTCGGCGCGGCCGCACCGGCCGAACTGATGCCGATCGACACCGTGCGCGCGCTGTTCGAGACCAACACGATCGGCACGATCGCGGTGACGGAAGCCGTGCTGCCGCAGTTGCGCCGGCGCGGGGCCGGTGTCGTCGTGAACGTCACGTCGAGCGTCACGCTGAAGGTGCTGCCGCTGCTCGCCGCCTACCGCGCCAGCAAGGCGGCGGTCAATGCGTACACCGAATCGGTGGCGCTCGAACTCGAACCGTTCGGCGTGCGTGCGCGTCTCGTGCTGCCGGGCCGTGCGCCCGACACGCGTTTCGCCGACAACGCACGTGCGCACATGCACGGCTTCGAACACGAGGCTTATGCGGAATTTGTCGCGGCGACCTTTGCGCGCCTGGTCGACGAATCCGCGCCGATCACCCATGCGCAGGACGTCGCCGAAGCCGTGTGGCGTGCGGCGACCGATCCGTCGTGCCCGATGCGCATTCCGGCGGGCGCCGATGCCGTAGCGTGGGCGGCCGAAGCGGGCTGA
- the livG gene encoding high-affinity branched-chain amino acid ABC transporter ATP-binding protein LivG: MSANAELLKVAGLQMRFGGLLAVDGIDFDVRRDEVFAIIGPNGAGKTTVFNCVGGFYKPTGGDVVLDGHAIAGLPSHKIALKGLVRTFQNIRLFKSLTVVENLLVAQHRKVKAGLLPGLFSTPAYRRAEKEALERAAVWLDRMGLTSVANRQAGTLSYGHQRRLEIARCMITEPRLLMLDEPAAGLNPQEKIELQHLIDKLRREFGVSVLLIEHDMSLVMGVSDRILVMEHGRPIVIGTPEAVRNDPRVIKAYLGEE; this comes from the coding sequence ATGAGCGCGAATGCAGAACTGTTGAAGGTCGCCGGGCTGCAGATGCGCTTCGGCGGGTTGCTCGCGGTGGACGGCATCGATTTCGACGTGCGTCGCGATGAAGTGTTCGCGATCATCGGGCCGAACGGCGCGGGCAAGACTACGGTGTTCAACTGCGTCGGCGGCTTCTACAAGCCGACCGGCGGCGACGTCGTGCTCGACGGTCACGCGATCGCCGGGCTGCCGAGCCACAAGATCGCGCTGAAGGGCCTGGTGCGCACGTTCCAGAACATCCGCCTGTTCAAGTCGCTGACCGTCGTCGAGAACCTGCTCGTCGCGCAGCATCGCAAGGTGAAGGCGGGGCTGCTGCCGGGCCTGTTCTCGACGCCCGCGTATCGCCGTGCCGAAAAGGAAGCGCTCGAACGCGCGGCGGTGTGGCTCGACCGGATGGGGCTGACGTCGGTGGCCAACCGCCAGGCTGGCACGCTGTCGTACGGGCACCAGCGGCGTCTGGAGATCGCGCGCTGCATGATCACCGAGCCGCGCCTGCTGATGCTCGACGAGCCCGCGGCCGGCCTCAACCCGCAGGAGAAGATCGAACTGCAGCACCTGATCGACAAGCTGCGCCGCGAGTTCGGCGTATCGGTGCTGCTGATCGAACACGACATGAGCCTCGTGATGGGCGTATCGGACCGCATCCTCGTGATGGAGCACGGCCGGCCGATCGTGATCGGCACGCCGGAAGCGGTCCGCAACGACCCGCGCGTGATCAAGGCGTATCTGGGGGAAGAGTGA
- a CDS encoding DMT family transporter: protein MQLFLLQLVFVLSWSSGFIGAKLGAETAGAFNLLFWRFLLVTLCLAIVLNRQLGRLTWEKLRYHAVIGFLSQFLYLTCVYIAIQHGLPPGIAAIVAALQPLITAAMTSLEGSERSGARQWAGLVVGFVGVGIVIGGQYALPAGSVGLVMYLLPLVSALGLSIATIYQRRRALTAARSNEDGLFLPLFVQGCVSLVLFAACGIGTGNLHVPTQPNVWISVVWLTVFSTFVAYLSLWALLKRMPATRVATLVYLEPPVTLMWAAWMFGDRIEVTTYLGIVVVAVGVWLAGKHVERPARARRANMEAAGR from the coding sequence ATGCAGCTATTCCTGCTCCAGCTCGTTTTCGTGTTGTCGTGGAGTTCCGGCTTCATCGGCGCCAAGCTCGGCGCGGAGACGGCCGGTGCGTTCAACCTGCTGTTCTGGCGGTTCCTGCTCGTCACGCTGTGTCTTGCGATCGTCCTCAACCGGCAGCTCGGGCGCCTGACGTGGGAGAAGCTTCGCTATCACGCGGTGATCGGCTTCCTGTCGCAGTTTCTCTACCTGACGTGCGTGTATATCGCGATCCAGCATGGCCTGCCGCCGGGCATTGCCGCGATCGTCGCGGCGTTGCAGCCGCTCATCACCGCGGCGATGACGTCGCTCGAAGGCAGCGAGCGCAGCGGGGCGCGACAGTGGGCCGGGCTCGTCGTCGGGTTCGTCGGCGTGGGCATCGTGATCGGCGGGCAATATGCGCTGCCGGCCGGGTCGGTCGGGCTCGTCATGTACCTGCTGCCGCTAGTGTCGGCGCTGGGGCTGTCGATCGCGACGATCTATCAGCGGCGCCGCGCGCTGACGGCCGCGCGCAGTAACGAGGACGGATTGTTCCTGCCGCTGTTCGTGCAGGGCTGCGTGAGCCTGGTGCTGTTCGCGGCGTGCGGGATCGGCACGGGCAACCTGCATGTGCCGACCCAGCCGAACGTGTGGATCTCCGTCGTGTGGCTGACGGTGTTCTCGACCTTCGTCGCCTACCTGTCGTTGTGGGCGCTGCTCAAGCGCATGCCCGCGACGCGCGTGGCGACCCTCGTCTATCTCGAGCCACCCGTGACGCTGATGTGGGCCGCGTGGATGTTCGGCGACCGGATCGAAGTGACGACCTATCTCGGTATCGTGGTCGTCGCGGTTGGCGTGTGGCTGGCCGGCAAGCACGTCGAGCGGCCCGCGCGGGCGCGGCGGGCGAACATGGAGGCGGCTGGCCGCTGA